A single Euwallacea similis isolate ESF13 chromosome 1, ESF131.1, whole genome shotgun sequence DNA region contains:
- the mRpS7 gene encoding small ribosomal subunit protein uS7m, producing the protein MAVVKTFFTNSQLFKQNINFLRPLLQQSGMAMYPPYFVEPVYRKEQQQELVKSGEISQYTHVPTKAALNNQTSSLSHNPLIALFTNYLMRNGDKVLARKLVEKSLEQVKRIQLERYHKATLKEDKSKIELNPKVVFHEAIENCKPLLQLMAVKRGGVRYMVPVPVSNHRAQFLSMKWLIEAAREKDRKLVRFWTQLGRELVEAANNNGRVVRRKQELHKQCEANKAYAHYRWS; encoded by the exons ATGGCCGTGGTTAAAACGTTTTTCACAAATTCTCAattatttaagcaaaatataaattttttgag GCCGCTACTCCAGCAAAGTGGCATGGCAATGTACCCCCCTTACTTTGTAGAGCCAGTTTACAGGAAAGAACAGCAACAGGAATTGGTTAAATCAGGCGAAATTAGCCAGTACACCCATGTACCAACCAAAGCAGCCCTAAACAATCAAACAAGTTCTTTATCTCACAATCCTTTAATTGC gcTTTTCACAAATTATCTCATGAGAAATGGAGATAAAGTACTAGCCCGTAAACTAGttgaaaaatctttagaaCAAGTGAAGCGAATTCAACTAGAAAGATACCATAAAGCAACCttaaaagaagataaaagcaaaattgagTTGAACCCAAAAGTGGTGTTTCATGAAGCCATAGAAAATTGCAAACCACTTTTGCAGCTCATGGCTGTCAAAAGAGGAGGAGTTAGATATAtg gtTCCTGTTCCAGTATCAAATCATCGAGCACAGTTCCTGTCTATGAAATGGCTGATTGAAGCTGCAAGGGAAAAAGATAGGAAACTGGTTAGATTTTGGACACAACTGGGTAGAGAATTAGTGGAAGCTGCAAATAATAATGGGAGAGTTGTGAGGAGGAAACAGGAACTTCACAAGCAGTGTGAGGCTAACAAAGCCTATGCCCATTATCGGTGGAGTTGa